From Coffea arabica cultivar ET-39 chromosome 10e, Coffea Arabica ET-39 HiFi, whole genome shotgun sequence, one genomic window encodes:
- the LOC113712546 gene encoding uncharacterized protein isoform X2 has product MDNGSDQITRVLFCGPHFPASHDYTREYLQDYPFVKVDDVPFDSVPDVIGNYHLCVVKSMRLNSELISRAKRMKLIMQYGVGLEGVDIGAASKHGIKIARIPSGATGNAVSCAEMAIYLILGLLRKQNEMQIAVKQRKLGVPVGDTFLGKTVFIMGFGNIGIKLAQRLRPFGVKIIATKRSWAPYLDKSCKTEAFCAENGTEDDLVDEKGTHEHIIDFASKADIVVCCLVMNAETAGIVNEGFISSMKKGALLVNIARGGLLDYNAVLHHLESGHLGGLGIDVAWTEPFDPDDAILNFPNVIITPHVAGVTEYSYRYMAKVVGDVALQVHAGKPLTGIEIVN; this is encoded by the exons ATGGACAATGGAAGTGATCAAATTACACGTGTTCTTTTTTGTGGGCCTCACTTTCCAGCATCTCATGATTATACAAGAGAATATCTGCAGGACTATCCATTTGTAAAG GTTGATGATGTTCCATTTGACAGTGTGCCTGATGTTATTGGAAACTATCATCTTTGTGTAGTAAAAAGCATGCGACTGAACTCAGAGCTGATTTCTCGTGCAAAGAGGATGAAGCTCATTATGCAGTATGGGGTTGGCTTGGAAG GTGTTGACATTGGTGCTGCATCAAAGCATGGGATAAAGATTGCCAGAATTCCAAGTGGTGCAACAGGAAATGCAGTATCATGTGCTGAAATGGCTATATATCTGATATTGGGTCTTCTTCGTAAGCAA aatgaaatgcaaattgCAGTGAAGCAGAGAAAACTTGGAGTGCCAGTTGGTGACACCTTTCTGGGGAAAACA GTATTCATTATGGGATTTGGAAATATTGGGATTAAGTTAGCACAGCGTTTGCGTCCATTCGGTGTGAAGATAATTGCTACCAAGCGCAGTTGGGCGCCATACTTAGACAAGTCATGCAAAACTGAAG CATTCTGCGCTGAAAATGGCACTGAAGATGATCTAGTTGATGAGAAGGGAACTCATGAACATATCATCGATTTTGCGAGTAAAGCTGACATAGTGGTCTGTTGCTTAGTAATGAATGCAGAAACG GCTGGCATTGTGAATGAGGGTTTCATCTCTTCAATGAAAAAG GGTGCTTTGTTGGTTAATATAGCTAGAGGAGGCCTCTTGGACTATAATGCTGTTCTTCATCATCTTGAATCAGGCCACTTGGGAGGATTAGGAATTGATGTTGCTTGGACTGAACCTTTTGATCCTGATGATGCTATCTTAAACTTCCCTAATGTCATTATTACACCTCATGTTGCTGGGGTTACAGAATATTCTTACAGATACATGGCCAAG GTTGTTGGAGATGTTGCCCTTCAAGTCCATGCTGGAAAACCTTTGACAGGGATTGAGATTGTCAACTGA